From Hemibagrus wyckioides isolate EC202008001 linkage group LG11, SWU_Hwy_1.0, whole genome shotgun sequence:
CAGACCTTTGAACCAACAGAAAACTGCCATTATTGTCCAAGTTAAGAACTACAACTACAGAATTACAAAACCCAAAGtaaatattatacactatattgccaaaagttttgggacacccctccaaatcattgaattcaggtgttggtcttggccccttagttccagtgaaaggaactcttaatgcttcagcataccaagacattatggacaatttcatgctcccaacattgtgggaacagtttggggatgaccccttcctgttccaacatgactgtacaccagggcacaaagcaaggtccataaagacatggatgggagagtttggtgtggaggaacttgactggcctgcacagagtcctgacctcaaccagaaagaacacctttgtgatgaattagagcggagactgcgagccttctcctccaacatcagtgccggacctcacaaatgcatttcTAGAGAAATGACCAAaacttcccataaacacactcctaaaccttgtggaaagccttcccagaagagttgaagctgttataggtgATATTAAAGGTTGAGATCagaactctgtgaagttcctatATTTTTGTGTTCTATACTTTTGCTAATATAGTGTAACGGACATGGACAGTTGTTATTATTCCACAAAAGTAAATCCGAAAACAAATCAACGTCGTCAGGCTTATCTTCACAGACCTCACATTCAGAGCCACTGGACTATTACAGTAGTGTCCAGTAACACATCTACACACGGCTAACATTTATTAGCGATCATTTTCCAGGACTTGTCGTTTCACAGGGACAGTAAAAACGTTATTTTCTATGGTTTTTAAAGCGCTTGGTCAAAAAACAAAACgtttaagaaataataaatgttatttccaCAAGGAGGCGTGTGTTGATGAACACAGCTGGTGTGCATGGGTGAGAATATCAGAGCTTCCTACCTGTGTGTGCGCCTCTTTCTCATCCATAGTGAATTCACTACACGTATTCAACGAATcactttatattaaataaagacaaaaactaAAGCTACAAAAGAAAACTGACCCCAATTCGATGTACTTTTTTAACTGGTTAAAAAATTGCGCGAAAACATTTCTTCCTGTAAAGCGGGTTGTACTGTGTGATATATAAACAGCGCCCTCTCCCGGTTCGGAGAAAACCTCGTGGTGACCATCAGTGACTTGATTACAAAAGTTTACAtctctctcttatttattttaaatagaaaaaaagggaatgcaactgttttttgtttttttttaataataataataatctgaagCAAAATAAGATCAATAGATAAGTTACTCTCTCATTTGCTCATTTAGTCaagtcaagagtcaagaagcttttattgtcattttaaccacatatagctgacgcagtatatagtgaaatgagacaaggtttctccaggaccctggtgctacacatacaacataacaacatatagctacaaaacaaaaacaacagagctaaggacagaaagtttaAGTGCAGATCGTGCGCAAACAGTGCAAGATGGAAGACGCAACACAATACTGTACAGGACACATAGCACagaaaaatgtgcaaacaaaataaaatgtgcaaactaGAGAAACTGTAAACTAGGGGTATCTTATaacatacactaccgctcaaaagtttgggatcactcaaaaattgtattgttttccaaggaaacacacatgaaagtagtataaatagaaaatatagcaaaagaacaggacatgctgacatgtagAGTTAGAAACATGGGCGTTGCTAGGCTagaacatttctactcagccccccttctgcgattctccataaactgtacacaaattggggatctcctcagtcccctttaaatttcagattttgtttatttattaataagaatttaattaatagattaatagtaatagtattaattatgtatcatgtgaattaatttgtaattattaatttacacactgtgcatatctatctatctatctatctatctatctatctatctatctatctatctatctatcttataataattaagacagagatagatagattttagtactagtttggggtcacagggtcacatgacctagaagctattgaagaaatagtgtttttttttaaaaaaaataaaaataaaaataaaagaagatacaaagaggtgtatcTTGTGGGGGTTTCCAAtaagattattttggtactagtttggggtcacagggtcacatgacctagcaGCTGTTGAAGGAATAGGGCCTAATctttttagtaaaaaataaattaataataaaaaatgtattcatatgatacataattaatactatctattaattaaattcttatttataaataaacaaaatctgaTTGCAATGAggcatgccatatgtatatttaagaagaaattagaataactggggcacaTAGCCAGgtaagtaccacatttcagtcgtacagaaatttgtcgacagTCCATGAAATACCGCTTCTGagtgtctgtctaatgtccgaatatcaaactaacttgaCCGCAGTAGCGAGGaacagaggacaagtgtgtgtgtgtgtgtgtgtgatcaggaagacttgtatttggcttgttcagtactcaaatgctatacacatctatgcaatacagtggaatactgcaataagtttaccatcctaccctcttaatcatttatttatttatttatttatttttactattatactctCATTGCCCCCttaatgaaaatcctagaatcacccctgcttacagcccttgagcgggacagcaataaaaatgtcactTTATTATTCACCTCTTGCTTGAACTAAAGGAACCGAAAAAAAACTGTACATTCAGAAAAAGtacctttttaaaatgattgctTTCATTATGTATCTTTCACCTAGTAACATGAAGAGTGTAGGAAATCTTTTAAAGCACAAAGTGAACCTTAAGGAgcagcattttcatttttacagttaAGCTTTAGAGGTAAACTGCAttaaaactatacactacagctacaggaACATACAGTGTGGTACCTTTGTTCTATGGACTTTTGATCTGCCTCttacacagattttatttaaaactaacCAAAAAACATATGAGCTCAGGGTTATTCCTATTAAAAGGTCCTCAAAAGGATagtaaagtgtgtttgtgtgtgtgtgggggggtgaaaGCTGTgaaagtttttctttctttgtttgaaAGTTTCTTGGGCACGCTGACACAGCTAAAACTCAGAGTTTcttaaaaaatgtattgaagTGTCTTGAGCCCAAAGGGAAAGGAAAGTCCACCTGAATTCACAAAGTGGACTGACAGTGAAATGATTTGGCAACAAGTTTCTGATGAATCACTGAATTATAAATCAGTCGCATCAGACACCTGAGACACCAGTGGcctgtgaaaaatatatatctgtgtagTCCATTTACACCAGACATAAATACAGAAACCATATTCTGCAGTGGCTACAGAGTGTGAACTTCTCTCACAATGAACCTGATATTAACTTTTTTTCCcgtaattttttatatatatagacacagcTGAGACACAACAACTGCAGTCCAAAATTAAACAAGtccaaaatgtattaaaaaaatccaacagacagatatgaagaagataaagcagttttactATCCACTATCCCCTGGTGTGCAGGCACACTGGTCAGCCTCAGGGTCAGGAGTCAGGACGATGAGGGTGGAAGGAAAATAGTATAATTAATATCAGGAGGTTTATGAGGTTTTGTTTCATTCAGAGTTAAATGAGACAGAATATGTTTGTAACAGGTCTTAGTGACATGTGTTCTGAATAAGTGCGACACACTCATAGGTTTAACCAGAACTGAGGAGACAAGAGGCAGatatcagacatttacatttcggggatttagcagatgcccttatccagagagaatTACATAttgtcttattttatacaactgagtaattgagggttgagggccttgtggtggatctgggattggaactcacaaccttcagatttaatttagctttcagtgattcatctcagtacacacacacacacacacacactcactgtctctctctctctgacagcatttcacacagtaacatggctgttgtgttagaaaaatactgatatgtaatacagcaatactctactttttttattttgtaattatatgagaaacaaatgagaaatgtttatgatgtgttataaaaaaaagacacttgagacacgtgtgtattgaaccaaaaaataatttattaactatttacaaactatgacaaactgtacacttattacagtccgtgtactttttggtagttgaagtttctttttataaacataaaaagaaacttcaaataccAAAAAGTACATGGAcctattacagatattaatattttatacactattttaacattttataatgcaACACTACATATGAATAACTTAATATTGAaatctaaatcttaaaaatgtaatatttacatatttacaacaatgcatgATTCTACAACAAAacaatttctatttatttattaatatatatgaatatatatatatatatatatataaaatatattatatatagataaacaacattaatattataaaaatcctatacatttaacacaaactaaatgcaaatgcaaaatacaaaagaaactacagattctcaccaccccacatgtttaaaatgctgaaatctctctctgaaaaaaacactaatgctgaaatctaggggtgaaatacttaccatacatacttaccacagatacttaccatacatcatggatatgaggtgatgaacatgaggtgatgactgAACTTTTGAACATACAGCTCTCCCATGTAAATAGAAACCCAGTGAACGGGGAATCGGACGATCCTCCTGATGAAACCCAGCTACCCATCCTGATCCACATGCTGCCGTCTACTCGGAGGGGCTTCTTGAtcatcctcttcgtccctcctcctccttatgccctggcgtgggacaggaacATACAGCTGACCAGCCACAATGTGGTGGGGGTTAATCTGGACATGAGGCTGGGGCAGAGGAACTGTGAAACGCTGTGGATTCCCTGTAGGTGATGGCCTCCTCAATGGGGATGGTTGCGTTCCTGGGGATGGACTCATCACAGAGGAAGGGTTTCTGCAAGGGGATGgtctccatacaggagagaggcctctcacaggtggagatgggctccccacaggtggtgggatccatacaggtggtgggttccatagaggagagaggctccccacaggtggtgggatccatagaggagagaggcctctcataggtggggatgggctccccacaggtggtgggatccatacaggaggtGGGTTCCATAGAGGAGAgaggctccccacaggtggtgggatccatacaggagagaggcctctcataggtggggatgggttccccacaggtggtgggatccatagaggagagaggcctctcataggtgtggatgggctcctcacaggtggtgggatccatagaggagagaggcctctcataggtgtggatgggttCCTCataggtggtgggatccatagaggagagaggcctctcataggtggggatgggctcctcacaggtggtgggatccatagaggagagaggcctctcataggtggggatgggctcctcacaggtggtgggaccaatagaggagagaggcctctcataggtggggatgggctcctcacaggtggtgggatccatagaggagagaggcctctcataggtggggatgggctcctcacaggtggtgggatccatagaggagagaggcctctcataggtggggatgggctcctcacaggtggtggggtccatagaggagagaggcctctcataggtggggatgggctcctcacaggtggtggggtccatacatgagagaggcctctcataggaggggatgggctcctcacaggtggtggggtccacACAGAAAAgggacctctcataggtggggctgggctccccacaggtggtgggatccatacaggagattGGCTTCTCATAGGCCAGTTGTCATTGTCCTCATCctccggaaacacaaacgtctccctctgtgtccctgtgtcaaagaagatgaacagacaatgcggcacatttaaaaacatctcataaaaagaagcagaaacccttttaaatagcactgtgtatgttttgtaaagcaggaaaacctccctatcaaaacaagatgtatttacacaagttacattactgtaatcttcctataacagtgcagaaaaactcagtatttatattCTGCATATATAGGAGTCACTTAcgctatcacggcttcactgttactcacactggtCACTTCTCAATGCTCAAAAGTATCCCCCCACAACAGTGCAGATTAaactacatttctattacagtgtgtttctttatcagtTCCTTACTCCAAtgcttcacatcccctttgagtccatttGTGTCTCGTCTCAAAAATTTGCCCTTGATCGTAAATGTatctacctcaactgctgctgtgtatttttgcacaatatttttgcacaatacttttttctacatcatttcactttatctattttatttcacttacattccagtacacgttcttttatttcctctcagcactaagtgtcctgtgttcttttgtgttgtctttattgtatttattgtcttttttgcactgtcttgtctatgctctgtttgcacctagctgcacactgtgcactttacgtggctaagacaaacttctgtcctagctctgtggtgttgtttgttgttttgtattgaacttgtagttgtatgtttatgtagcaccaggtcctggagaaacgttgtttcatttcactatgtactgcgccagctgtatgtggttgaaatgacaataaaagcttcttgaatcttgaatgacactactcctaactattttattcagcacagctataaacaaatccttgctgaacagaagtgaaacaaacagcttgatatttttgcctaagctgcccTCTGCattagctccatttatttctagcgattggttttgttcagctagctgcctttcctcacagccccttcctctctccgctttaacaactcgacaaacacggacaatgaaaaatcgttcaaataataaaatagatcatgttattgtaaacattttaacttgTGTTATTCACtcttaaaaaaaactatgaacactgaaaaacaattacttagctacatgctaactagccgtctagctaatctttgctaatactcttCGGCTtgtcttagtaaactttaataaGCGTTAAATAAACATCCCGACTTTTATCAAAAGCTGattttaacatatctgaaaacattaacactgtttatttcctccctgctcgtttcaccggagtctgccgctttgtccgctagctttagcataccgTAATGATCGTGTCCGTAAAGAGATTAGCCAAATatcgattagccgaacagatttTTTCCAAATCATCTAACcaaataaaacgatattcccgattgcggtttttttgtaataccgcggtgtttaaaagactttatacttaagagaaaaagagaaaagtcagTAACTGACCGGTCCAGGGGTTgtccagtccgctccatccgggctcgggctccacatcctggtgctgctGAAGCGCGGTTCCTCCTCTGAAGTTCATCATCACTgttgtagagtcggtgtaggagtcaggTCCAGTAACGGAGTTAGAAGAAATCCCAAACAGGCGTGTAGAAAAATCACAAAGCAAAGGATAAGCCAAGTCTTGCGATCTTCTCAACCTCAACACCTTACTGTTTAAAAGGAaacacagtttaaacacaaacattacgtCAAGTGTTCTGCGTCACTGCGCAGTGATCCCCCCCCCCCTAAAAAAACATGGCCGTCTATCTCTGAATATCTGAGCTTTATTTCTCATTCaatattattctatataaaatcagcaaatactttttcacagcactgtgtatatatatatatatatatatatatatatatatatatatatatatatatatatatatatatatatatatatttacagtgtaaaaagaaaaggttttttttcacttaaatgGTTCAGATCATCAGTTTTATTATACAAAGATAATTATgcgagtaaatacaaaatgcagtttttaattatgatatcatttattaagggtaaaaaactgtccaaacctgcctggccctatgtgaaaaagtaattgcccccaaAACCTAATAACCTGTTTGTGGCCCCTTTGGCAGGaacaactgcaatcaagcataagcaataactggcaatgagtctttcacatcactcTGGAGGAAATTTGCTtcactcttctttgcagaattgttttaaattgttttaattcagccacattggaGGGTTTCTAGCATGAACGGCCTGTTTAAAGTGATGCCACAGTATCTCAATAGGATTTAAGTCTGgacttgaacttttttttttttttttatccattcagaggtggacttgctggtgtgtttcagatcactgtcatttttctagcagcattcactagtggatttgctggttgcTTTTATGCAAAATGACTCACTACGAATGAAGAGAATGAAGCAACTTAAAGCTATGCTGAACTCAGACCCAGCTGTCAGAggggagggaaggaaaggaccaatcagaccctactgtatgtctacatgcTAGGAAATCTTTTAATGCAGGATTAATTAGGCTTAATCTGGATCCAGAACAATGGCCCAAGCATTCTGGTGCAAAGTGGAAATGATGGCAAAACACTAGTTTTGTACAAAATTTAAGTTTGCTGCATAATGCAATAATTGgtccttttgttttgtttttgtatttttttcccctttttgtcAAAATGGAGTTAATTGTGGgacttttgtttaaaaaaaaaaacccaaaacaaaattCTTTATTCCAGATATATTTACTAAATGTCTCGCCCTCTGAATCCAACACTGTTTATACAGTCACAATTTCCTACATTCACAGGCAGCGAAAATGTTTTGCATCTTCtatattacaataaaatacacattcTTGATGCATGgctttgtgtatttaattgatACACTTATAAAGATTCAGAGTACATTTGTCTTTGTGGGGTTTCCCCCCTTAATAATGTTGATGCACTTATCCACAGTGACGGTTAATGAGGTTGTGCTTACTTAAATCAGCTCTCGGTTTCTTCTGCCTCATTTCCCTCCATCTCTTTACTCTTTCTCTTGGCAgcattcttctttctcttctccttcagctCCTGGTTGTTCATTGCTAGTTCTTCACTCTTTTGCTGCATGTGGCTGGACTATAGGAGTAAAGTTGTTCAATACATACAGTTTTGACTTTTCCATTAACTATATGAAAATGTGGCATTCTTCTAGAAGAAATACTTCATGTCCAGAGAGATACAAACACCACAGTTGGGTTTGATCAGTCTCTTCAGGTCTTTATGATGGCAAAAATTAACACAAAATTAAGCAAAATCCACAATATTCAATGGAGCTTGAAATTGTTCTGAATAAGAACCTCAATACACATTCAGCAAAAGCCCTGTTATATTCATTTAATGATGAGTAGAGCCATCATAAAaaaatgtgtactgtatgtctacattGGTAGTAGTCTAAAAGAAGCATCACATCATGaatgaacactaaacacagtcCTGTAAAAAGAGTAATATTTTCTCTCATGTTTGCCTAAttcaaaaatgaatataaagttTTAGGTTCTAAAtatgcatttatatttttaatcatttcttaTCAAAGTCATCTTTAGACTTTCATTATAAGTGAAAAACAggcttttttgttcttttcttaatgaagaaaaaaaaagtcagtttgTACTGATATTTCTAGATTTAGTAATTAGATATTAGGTGATTACTGAGGCCAATTAAATTCTAATTCAAATTATAACTGATTATTTGTTGTGTGCCTCAGAGACTCGTACCAGTGCTGTGCTCCTCCTTGCTAGAAGTTTCACATCATCCACAGTGATTGTTTGTCTTTTGGCATGTCTGGAAGGAGAATGAGAAACGAGGAGTATGTGAAAACATGCCGTCAAATCTTTTGACAATAAGCCATGTTTTCCCAATCCTGGATTTAACAGTAGCCCATGACTAGAGTGTTTACACTCATGAAGCAATTGCATTCTGACGGGTTGAGTCACTGCAATGTAAAGCACATAGCTACTTCACGATCAGGATTGGGAAACAATACAGTATGATACAGAAAATAGGTCAAATTTACCTCGCAAAGGCCTCCAGATCTTTTGCAAATATCTCTACAATGTGGAAAGACACACGGATACATGGTGAAACAAAACTCAACACTAATGAAGAAATAATCATCGGCGTGTTAAACTCACCACACTGTCTGAAAGTGGTTTCAGCTATTGCAGCCAC
This genomic window contains:
- the LOC131361089 gene encoding cell surface glycoprotein 1-like; its protein translation is MDPTTCGEPSPTYERSLFCVDPTTCEEPIPSYERPLSCMDPTTCEEPIPTYERPLSSMDPTTCEEPIPTYERPLSSMDPTTCEEPIPTYERPLSSMDPTTCEEPIPTYERPLSSIGPTTCEEPIPTYERPLSSMDPTTCEEPIPTYERPLSSMDPTTYEEPIHTYERPLSSMDPTTCEEPIHTYERPLSSMDPTTCGEPIPTYERPLSCMDPTTCGEPLSSMEPTSCMDPTTCGEPIPTYERPLSSMDPTTCGEPLSSMEPTTCMDPTTCGEPISTCERPLSCMETIPLQKPFLCDESIPRNATIPIEEAITYRESTAFHSSSAPASCPD
- the LOC131361090 gene encoding centromere protein S-like, whose amino-acid sequence is MDEKEAHTQRLKAAVHYTVSKICQSTVAECEKQISKQAVAAIAETTFRQCEIFAKDLEAFARHAKRQTITVDDVKLLARRSTALSSHMQQKSEELAMNNQELKEKRKKNAAKRKSKEMEGNEAEETES